A single genomic interval of Cucumis sativus cultivar 9930 chromosome 5, Cucumber_9930_V3, whole genome shotgun sequence harbors:
- the LOC105435561 gene encoding uncharacterized protein LOC105435561 has protein sequence MGSEGPSGVTIHVTGFKKFHGVAENPTEAIVSDLKAFVEEKGLPAGVTLGSCTVLDAAGDGALPVLQKVLESGVSNVTETNKVVWLHLGVNSGSTRFAIEWQAVNEATFRYADEHGWQPQKLPIVSEDGEISMIRKTSCSALVILEKLKAKSYNVILSTDAGRFVCNYVYYHSLRFAEQKGHKSLFVHVPLFSKIDKETQMRFIHSLLEAIASTC, from the exons ATGGGTTCTGAAGGACCAAGTGGGGTTACAATTCATGTGACTGGATTTAAGAAATTCCATGGGGTTGCTGAAAATCCTACCGAGGCTATTGTCAGTGACTTGAAGGCTTTCGTAGAAGAAAAAGGGTTACCTGCTGGTGTCACTCTTGGAAGTTGTACAGTTCTTGATGCTGCTGGAGATGGTGCTCTTCCAGTGCTCCAAAAAGTTTTGGAATCTGGCGTCTCAAATGTCACTGAAACCAACAAAGTCGTATGG CTTCATTTGGGTGTCAATAGTGGTTCAACGAGGTTTGCTATTGAATGGCAAGCTGTGAATGAAGCTACTTTCCGTTATGCAGATGAACACGGATGGCAGCCTCAG AAACTTCCAATAGTCTCCGAGGATGGGGAAATCTCAATGATTAGAAAG ACATCCTGCTCAGCACTGGTGATCTTAGAGAAGTTGAAGGCGAAAAGCTATAACGTGATATTATCAACGGATGCGGGTCGTTTTGTTTGCAATTATGTATATTACCACTCCCTCAGATTTGCAGAACAGAAGGGTCACAAATCATTGTTTGTCCATGTTCCTCTGTTTTCAAAAATCGACAAAGAAACCCAGATGCGTTTCATTCACTCACTTTTAGAAGCCATTGCGTCTACAtgttaa
- the CUPG1 gene encoding probable polygalacturonase At1g80170 precursor (The RefSeq protein has 2 frameshifts compared to this genomic sequence), protein MDKLFLLSLLGLFIIAYGVSGAFVSDSDIDMIKELESFDIEEEDDDDVYSYTVPVWRSERGSKILMNVDSFDAIGDGVTDDTMAFRKAWETACSTSKSVLLVPKEKTYLVNATTFKGPCKDGMVIQIEGTIVAPDEPELWDPKFPRQWLEFTKLNAATFQGDGVIDGSGEKWWAESCKKNKSRPCKGAPTALTIDSSSNIRVKGLTIQNSQQMHFTIARSETVRITGVRVSAPGDSPNTDGIHITQSTNVVVQNCKISTGDDCISIVNASSGIKMKGISCGPGHGISIGSLGKDNSTGIVTKVVLDTAYLRETTNGVRIKTWQGGSGYVRAVRFENVRMEDVENPIIIDQFYCDSPTTCESQTSAVKISQIMYRNISGTTTSKNAMKFACSDSVPCSNIILSNVNLEKTDGTVETYCHAAQGFGLWCCAPIGETA, encoded by the exons ATGGataaattatttcttctttcccttCTTGGGCTGTTTATCATTGCCTATGGAGTTTCAGGTGCTTTCGTGTCTGATAGCGACATTGACATGATTAAAGAACTTGAAAGTTTCGACATTGAAGAAGAGGACGATGATGACGTGTACTCGTACACAGTCCCGGTGTGGAGAAGTGAGCGTGGGAGCAAGATTCTGATGAATGTGGATAGTTTCGATGCGATTGGAGATGGAGTAACAGATGATACTATG GCTTTCAGAAAGGCTTGGGAGACTGCCTGCAGCACTTCAAAATCAGTTCTTTTGGtgccaaaagaaaagacataTCTGGTGAATGCGACCACTTTTAAAGGGCCATGCAAAGATGGTATGGTAATCCAG ATTGAAGGAACAATAGTTGCACCAGATGAACCAGAGCTATGGGATCCGAAGTTTCCGCGACAATGGCTAGaatttacaaaactaaatGCAGCTACCTTTCAAGGAGATGGAGTTATCGACGGATCTGGTGAGAAATGGTGGGCAGAATCCTGTAAAAAGAACAAGTCCAgg CCTTGCAAAGGAGCACCAACA GCATTAACCATTGACTCAAGTTCAAATATAAGAGTAAAAGGCCTTACCATTCAAAACAGCCAACAGATGCATTTCACCATTGCACGGTCTGAAACTGTTAGAATTACGGGGGTAAGAGTGTCAGCTCCAGGAGATAGCCCCAATACTGACGGGATCCATATCACTCAATCAACTAATGTTGTAGTTCAAAACTGCAAGATTTCAACAG GTGATGACTGCATCTCCATTGTTAATGCTAGCTCTGGCATCAAAATGAAGGGAATATCATGCGGACCAGGACATGGGATCAG CATTGGAAGTTTAGGGAAAGACAACTCCACTGGCATTGTGACAAAGGTGGTGTTAGACACAGCCTACCTCAGAGAGACAACAAATGGTGTTAGAATCAAGACTTGGCAG GGAGGTTCTGGATATGTTCGTGCCGTACGCTTCGAAAATGTGAGAATGGAAGATGTTGAGAACCCCATTATCATCGATCAGTTCTACTGTGACTCTCCTACTACTTGTGAAAGTCAG ACATCAGCCGTGAAAATAAGCCAAATCATGTACCGAAACATAAGTGGAACCACAACGAGCAAGAACGCAATGAAATTCGCCTGTAGCGACAGTGTTCCATGCAGCAACATAATTCTAAGCAATGTCAACTTGGAGAAAACAGATGGAACAGTGGAGACCTATTGCCACGCTGCTCAAGGCTTTGG ATGGTGTTGTGCACCCATCG AGACTGCTTAA
- the CUPG1 gene encoding probable polygalacturonase At1g80170 isoform X1, which translates to MDKLFLLSLLGLFIIAYGVSGAFVSDSDIDMIKELESFDIEEEDDDDVYSYTVPVWRSERGSKILMNVDSFDAIGDGVTDDTMAFRKAWETACSTSKSVLLVPKEKTYLVNATTFKGPCKDGMVIQIEGTIVAPDEPELWDPKFPRQWLEFTKLNAATFQGDGVIDGSGEKWWAESCKKNKSRPCKGAPTALTIDSSSNIRVKGLTIQNSQQMHFTIARSETVRITGVRVSAPGDSPNTDGIHITQSTNVVVQNCKISTGDDCISIVNASSGIKMKGISCGPGHGISIGSLGKDNSTGIVTKVVLDTAYLRETTNGVRIKTWQGGSGYVRAVRFENVRMEDVENPIIIDQFYCDSPTTCESQTSAVKISQIMYRNISGTTTSKNAMKFACSDSVPCSNIILSNVNLEKTDGTVETYCHAAQGFGYGVVHPSADCLTSSDNNFASSDQTQVLELETVQLSTEQHIVHTEL; encoded by the exons ATGGataaattatttcttctttcccttCTTGGGCTGTTTATCATTGCCTATGGAGTTTCAGGTGCTTTCGTGTCTGATAGCGACATTGACATGATTAAAGAACTTGAAAGTTTCGACATTGAAGAAGAGGACGATGATGACGTGTACTCGTACACAGTCCCGGTGTGGAGAAGTGAGCGTGGGAGCAAGATTCTGATGAATGTGGATAGTTTCGATGCGATTGGAGATGGAGTAACAGATGATACTATG GCTTTCAGAAAGGCTTGGGAGACTGCCTGCAGCACTTCAAAATCAGTTCTTTTGGtgccaaaagaaaagacataTCTGGTGAATGCGACCACTTTTAAAGGGCCATGCAAAGATGGTATGGTAATCCAG ATTGAAGGAACAATAGTTGCACCAGATGAACCAGAGCTATGGGATCCGAAGTTTCCGCGACAATGGCTAGaatttacaaaactaaatGCAGCTACCTTTCAAGGAGATGGAGTTATCGACGGATCTGGTGAGAAATGGTGGGCAGAATCCTGTAAAAAGAACAAGTCCAgg CCTTGCAAAGGAGCACCAACA GCATTAACCATTGACTCAAGTTCAAATATAAGAGTAAAAGGCCTTACCATTCAAAACAGCCAACAGATGCATTTCACCATTGCACGGTCTGAAACTGTTAGAATTACGGGGGTAAGAGTGTCAGCTCCAGGAGATAGCCCCAATACTGACGGGATCCATATCACTCAATCAACTAATGTTGTAGTTCAAAACTGCAAGATTTCAACAG GTGATGACTGCATCTCCATTGTTAATGCTAGCTCTGGCATCAAAATGAAGGGAATATCATGCGGACCAGGACATGGGATCAG CATTGGAAGTTTAGGGAAAGACAACTCCACTGGCATTGTGACAAAGGTGGTGTTAGACACAGCCTACCTCAGAGAGACAACAAATGGTGTTAGAATCAAGACTTGGCAG GGAGGTTCTGGATATGTTCGTGCCGTACGCTTCGAAAATGTGAGAATGGAAGATGTTGAGAACCCCATTATCATCGATCAGTTCTACTGTGACTCTCCTACTACTTGTGAAAGTCAG ACATCAGCCGTGAAAATAAGCCAAATCATGTACCGAAACATAAGTGGAACCACAACGAGCAAGAACGCAATGAAATTCGCCTGTAGCGACAGTGTTCCATGCAGCAACATAATTCTAAGCAATGTCAACTTGGAGAAAACAGATGGAACAGTGGAGACCTATTGCCACGCTGCTCAAGGCTTTGGCTATGGTGTTGTGCACCCATCGGCAGACTGCTTAACTTCCAGCGACAATAACTTTGCATCTTCAGATCAAACGCAAGTTCTGGAGCTGGAGACAGTGCAACTCTCTACCGAACAGCACATTGTTCATACTGAACTCTGA
- the LOC101211391 gene encoding DNA-directed RNA polymerase subunit 10-like protein, with protein sequence MIIPVRCFTCGKVIGNKWDTYLDLLQADYPEGEALDMLGLVRYCCRRMLMTHVDLIEKLLNYNTMDKSEII encoded by the exons ATGATCATTCCGGTGCGGTGCTTCACTTGCGGCAAG GTGATCGGTAACAAATGGGACACTTATCTCGACCTTCTACAAGCTGACTATCCAGAAGG GGAGGCATTGGATATGTTAGGGTTAGTACGGTACTGTTGCAGGAGAATGCTTATGACTCATGTGGATCTCATTGAGAAGCTCTTGAACTACAACa CCATGGATAAGTCTGAAATCATCTAA